One region of Thalassophryne amazonica chromosome 16, fThaAma1.1, whole genome shotgun sequence genomic DNA includes:
- the fzd2 gene encoding frizzled-2 produces the protein MNFWKMWCVALLLLPLMVSAQYQGDSGIIIPEHGFCQPITIPLCTDIAYNQTIMPNLVGHYNQEDAGLEVHQFYPLVKVQCSPELKFFLCSMYAPVCTVLEKAIPPCRSICERAKQGCEALMNKFGFQWPERLQCENFPILGLGHICVGHNESTASTVPPDHMPVPGTPGIHVYSTSDRPFHCPAVLKVPPYLNYKFLEEPDCAAPCEPSRSGGYMFFSEKDIQFSRVWILVWSVLCCASTLFTVTTYLVDMQRFRYPERPIIFLSGCYTMVSIAYIAGYFLRDKVACNDSFTPDGFKTVVQGTKKEGCTILFMMLYFFSMASSIWWVILSLTWFLAAGMKWGHEAIEANSQYFHLAAWAVPAVKTISILAIGQLEGDVLSGVCFVSLSNRGFVLAPLFIYLFIGTSFLLAGFVSLFRIRTIMKHDGTKTEKLERLMVRIGVFSMLYTIPATIVIACFFYEQAFRPQWEHSWLSHNCKNLAIPCPTQAWPRMTPDFTVYMIKYLMTLIVGITSGFWIWSGKTLHSWHRFYTRLTNGKHGETTV, from the coding sequence ATGAATTTTTGGAAGATGTGGTGCGTCGCTCTCCTCCTCCTGCCTTTGATGGTATCAGCCCAGTATCAGGGGGACAGTGGAATAATCATTCCAGAGCATGGATTTTGTCAGCCCATTACAATACCTTTGTGCACGGACATAGCGTACAACCAAACCATCATGCCCAATTTAGTGGGTCACTACAACCAAGAGGACGCTGGGCTCGAGGTGCACCAGTTTTACCCTCTGGTGAAGGTCCAATGCTCGCCGGAGTTGAAATTCTTCCTCTGCTCCATGTATGCGCCTGTGTGCACCGTTTTGGAGAAAGCCATTCCTCCCTGCAGGTCTATCTGTGAGCGAGCCAAACAGGGCTGTGAGGCACTCATGAACAAGTTTGGCTTCCAGTGGCCGGAGCGTCTGCAGTGTGAGAACTTCCCGATCCTTGGACTTGGACATATCTGTGTGGGACATAATGAGTCCACTGCCTCCACTGTACCGCCAGACCACATGCCTGTTCCGGGGACCCCTGGCATTCATGTGTATTCCACTTCTGATAGACCTTTCCACTGCCCTGCCGTCCTCAAAGTCCCCCCTTATCTGAATTACAAGTTTCTAGAGGAGCCCGATTGTGCGGCTCCCTGTGAGCCATCCAGGAGCGGCGGTTACATGTTTTTCAGTGAGAAAGACATTCAGTTTTCCCGCGTATGGATTCTGGTCTGGTCAGTGCTCTGCTGTGCCTCTACGTTATTCACGGTTACAACCTATTTAGTTGACATGCAGCGATTCAGATACCCTGAGCGGCCAATTATCTTCTTGTCTGGTTGCTACACTATGGTCTCCATAGCTTACATAGCTGGATACTTTCTGAGGGATAAGGTGGCGTGCAATGATAGCTTCACCCCCGATGGCTTTAAGACTGTTGTCCAAGGCACCAAAAAGGAGGGCTGTACCATCCTCTTCATGATGCTGTACTTCTTCAGCATGGCCAGTTCTATCTGGTGGGTCATTCTGTCTCTTACCTGGTTCCTGGCAGCAGGCATGAAGTGGGGCCACGAAGCCATCGAGGCCAACTCTCAGTATTTCCACCTGGCAGCCTGGGCGGTGCCAGCTGTCAAGACCATCAGCATCCTCGCCATTGGACAGCTCGAGGGCGATGTCCTCAGTGGCGTTTGCTTCGTAAGCCTCAGCAACCGGGGGTTTGTTTTGGCTCCTCTTTTTATTTACCTTTTCATTGGCACCTCTTTCTTGCTGGCTGGGTTTGTGTCTCTGTTCCGAATCCGCACCATCATGAAACACGATGGAACCAAGACTGAGAAGCTGGAGAGGCTGATGGTGCGGATCGGAGTATTCAGCATGCTCTACACCATCCCAGCCACCATTGTCATCGCCTGCTTCTTCTATGAGCAGGCCTTCCGTCCACAGTGGGAGCACAGCTGGCTCAGCCATAATTGCAAAAATCTGGCCATCCCCTGCCCTACTCAGGCATGGCCCCGCATGACTCCAGATTTCACTGTCTACATGATCAAATACTTGATGACCCTCATAGTGGGCATCACCTCTGGTTTCTGGATCTGGTCTGGCAAGACTCTGCACTCCTGGCATAGGTTTTACACAAGGCTGACAAATGGCAAGCATGGAGAAACCACTGTGTAG